A region of the Salvelinus alpinus chromosome 24, SLU_Salpinus.1, whole genome shotgun sequence genome:
GCAATCGTCTCCTCTGTGACCTCCctctcgtgtgtgtgttttgctgggGGCCACATGCTCTGCCAATAAGCGCTGTTCACACTCGGTCCCAGTGTGATGTTGTGACGATCCGATAGGATGCAAGGAGAGACCGCCCCCGGGGGCCTCTGTCCCTGCTGTCTTATGACAACTGTGTGTGTGCCCCACCCCTTCTAACACTGACCTTTGTCCTCTAGCCCTAAGAGCCCATCATATATCACTCCAGCCACCCTTGGCACAGCCCAACACAGTGCATCTGAAGGGGGCTCAGTATTTCACAGCAGATATAATAATGGCAGCACTTCCCCCCCAccagtcccctcctccctcctccctcagccCAGATGATTGAGTCCAGAGCAGCGGCTATCTCACATAGCTGACACGGGGCAACGAGGGCCATCTGATTAGGCTATTATGCGGGTCCAAAATGTAATTATAACAAGGGAGAGCTGCAGTATACGTACTGTATCATAGCTATCATACTGAAGATCTCATTTGGCGAGGCTATCAGTCTATCTGGTTTCCTAACCCTGTCTCTTTTTTAATTATGTTCAGCTGCTACACACTTGGCTGCTCTGTCTTTTCTCATCAGGCAAAGATGTCAAATTAAGgttgatatttggttgagacgtcaACAGATTTGAGTAATTTTAAATAAACCAAACCACGAGGTAGGCTAAAATTACAAAGGAAACAATGATGACTCAACACATTTTTGGCCAGTTGTTGGTGGCATTTGATGGTAATATTACTCTACCAAGAAAGCTTTGCCTCCAAAAAATATCAAACCAAAATGGCATAACATCTATACTAAAACAATACCATCAGTGACAAAAGTGGAGATGCTGTTTTCTCAACCACTTCAAAATGACAGCTTGACCCCAGTGTTACAAAACACAAACATCGGTCCCTGTTCCTTTTTTTTTTAGCTCGTTGTTGTCGTTGACGATGTTATAAGGAGATAAAAAAGCCTGATGCCAAATTCTGCCCCACAGTCGTCCCTCTaccacaccccctccctcctccatgaGAGAGATTTCAGCCCGGGGTAAAGCCGCCCTTCCCACAGATAAATGAATGACTAGACATTGTCCCGTTTATGGAGGTATTTAGCTAGCCGGGGCTCTGTGCGTTATCCCGGCGAGAGGAGGGAAAAAACACCGCATTTCTACAGCGGGCTACAACTGTCAGTGGCTACCCCTCAAGTGGGTCATCTATATGCCAGGCTGAGCCTCGCTTTTCTACTACTGCCTGCCCTTCCTCTACACAAGGAAGACagaggacagggtgaagagaggagggatggaggaaatagagagatggatcgagtggagcagagagaggagaaagtggGGACAGGGTGAATGGGGACGAACAtcagaagtggagagagagagggtgaggggagcggggggggacaaggagagagaatagagagggaggGCAGTGGGCTACATCCAGTTAACCTCTGCAGAGCCACCCCACACACAGGGACCCTAAAGCCAAGATGATTTATCTCCAATAGCATTGCATGGAGGACTGCTGTCTTATTGCCCCGGGATTTGAAACACAGTCATTTCCCCTGGCTACTGCTTGCTGTGATTGCTTATTAATACCAATATTGATTAGGTGCTAGCATGCCCCTCTCTTCTGAcagctgtagagaggagagaagaaaggcagagggatggatggatggggcgagggaggtgtgtgtgacaAACACTTTACAGTGGCAGGGGCCCTGAGATGGAGGGAGTGGTGATAAATCAAATAAAAGATAACATGATGAAAGACAGTATTCTCTCTGTAAAGGGAGGTTGTTGACAACCCTGGCTGTCTATCTGAATATCAGCTGAATGTCACTCTCAATGGGTTTGAATGTTGTCAGAAAACCTTTTACACTGCCAAACATAACATGTGCGTTTGCATTGATGAGATGAGCAAACTGGCATTGTGAAAGGGTTTGTTTGAATGATTTGTCTGTATGTTCTGTGGGAGTAAAGAGTTCTAGCAGTATTAGGACCCAATTTGGTTCCCTGTAACCCCATaaataatgctaatttcaccattCTCCTATTTGTTTAAAATGCTATTTGTCCTGCTACAGTGGTAAATATTTCTACAAAAATTACAATTGctgaatgtcattacactttttggtgttttgtaacagatgccTCTTTCCATATATCAAATGTGTGCACATGTTtgggatgctggaattattttggtgTGGACGAACATgtgcaggtagcctactttttgaagagatttgtttgacaatcagatgaaaccATCGTGACTGGTTGTGTACATaccacattaaaaggtaatatATTTAAACTGTTAAATGACATGTGCTTACTATTAGGCCCATAAAAACATGTCACGGTATAATTTGCACTCTGTTGCCACTATTCCGTTCCTAAACCCACACACAACAGCACCAACAATCTGGATGGAAGAAGAGACAAGACATGTGAAGGAATATTGCATTGCACATGATTAAAGGCTAAAAGTTAAAAGCGATGTAAACTTAAGGCAGCATGGATTGAATGTCTCGCATGTTTAAAAAAGTACTAAAACTACATGTCTCCCCGATGTGGTTCGTATTCACTATCCCTCATGTAGAGCACAGAATAGTGCTTATTCACAAAAAGTGAACTCTCTCCAAGACCATAAATAAAAACACAACTTTGTGCATGTACCATGTACATAAACACGAACATAAATACTATGTTATTTTTTcaacccacacacactccccaacCCTCCCAAATTACAATCCCCAAAATGCAACAAAAAATGCAAAGTTTCTGTGGGTATTTTTTTGCAATGACTTCATCTAGCACAGTGAAACCCGACCCAGATTGAAGGTAGAATGGTTGCAGTTTGTTCATTCCTGTTTTTAAAGTCCGCTCCAGCTCCCACTTATAGGCAACGGGTGTCCTCTTTCTCCAAGCTGCTCTTGTCCTTgtttcactttctctccctctctcgctcaatTCTTACAAAAAGCGAGAGAAGAGATAGGAAACGTAGAGGCAAATAGAGGCAAGGAGCTTGAGGGAAGGTTAAAAGGAGAAGAAAGGAAAAGGAAATTAGATAAAAAGAGAAGAAAGGAAAAGTGAGGTGTAGGTAGAGGAGTGGGAGAAGAGAAAGAGCGTTTAACCTCCAGAGGTCAGTCAGTATTTGGGCGGGATGACCACGACGGCTTCCCCGGTCTTTGGCCGCCACATGAGCACCTGAGCGTCGTTGGCATTGGGCTTGACCATGGCGTTGGGGGGGATGGGTTCGTTCTTGCCCAGGATGTGGGGCTGCTCCTGGGCCACGGGCTCACGCAGCGTGGCCCTCTGGCCCAGAGGCTTGTCCGGGTCCACCTCCATGTGGAGCTGCATCCTCCAGCGGATGGTCTGCAGCACCAGGGTCTCGGCCTGGTTGATGGCCACCAGCCAGGTGGTGAAGCTCTGGTCGCGGCGGATGCTGCTGAGCTGCGGCATGTTGCTGTCGCTCACAGGAACTCCCCACGTAACGCTGGGGTAGAAGTTGTCGTTCATGCTGACCGTAAACTTGGTGTCCTTCTTGGTAGGGCCCACAATGGTGCACGTTTCCGTGGTGTTGCCATACCAAGGATAGTTGACGCCATCTGAGTCGCTGATGGCCTGGATCTTGCCATCCCGCAGGTCAGGGAGTTCCCAGCTCGACCTGGAAGTGGAAAAGCAGGTAGTTAGATTTAACCCAGAAGGTTAAAAAACAGAGTGAGGTTTAAAGTTCACGACAAAATCAAAGATAGTGCCAATCACTCACATTCATATGGGATTGAAATATccttgtgtgtatatatagctaAATCTACACAACAGATGGTGTGAACTGTCAACGGAACTCGATTTTAGAGCACTTTTTTGATGTGAATTTTGGAAAAACTATTCCTTTAAACCTGGAAGTGGAAACAAGAAGGGGAGACTTGTTTTACACGTGGCAATCTCTCTGCATTTGGTTACTGCTTTCCTGACAAAACTTCTTTGAGAGATGTGTCAATCGTAATAGGCTCTTACCCACTGTTAAATAATGGCTGGAGGATAAAAGTGGAGGAGACTATCTCCCTGAGAGGCTCAAACAGCCTGGCTGAGTGGGTTTGTTATTGAGAAGCAGGGCAGCACAATCACAGCACATCCCAGGTTCCCATTGTTAACAGCCTCCCCGCCTGTCTAACCCACTCCTGTGTAGTAAGTCACTGTAGATGCATGTCAATGATCTCAAATGGCTTCCTTTTCTCATTTCTCACTGACCAATGATCTGTCAACACAGGATAGGTGAAAGCAATATGTCCTAAGCCTATCGGGATTGCTTTGCCTCGTCCACCCTTAATTCAGATCTGAGTGAATTAAGTGAAGGTGAATTTTGTAGTATTGAGACGTAGCGGGTGACATTGTGGGACAGAGGCACCTCATAAACAATCCTGTCCGCCCCCTCGGCAGGAAGAAAATTACCTTTCTCCCAGAAGTGGAGGATCAGCAGAACTGCTGTAGATAATAGTGTGATTAGTCAAATGACAGGTCTGCATGGACATTGGTtcagtttctgtataagcactttgtgacaactgctgatgtaaaaagggctttataaatcaatttTGTGATCTTTAGGCaagcccgtgtgtgtgtgtgtgtgtgtgtgtgtgtgtgtgtgtgtgtgtgtgtgtgtgtgtgtgtgtgtgtgtgtgtgtgtgtgtgtgtgtgtgtgtgtgtgtgtgtgtgtgtgtgtgtgtgtgtgtgtgtgtgtgtgtgtgtgcgtgtctgttatccatgtccaTTCTTGTCGCTACAAATCACTATCCTCTCTATCGATCTGGCTCTAAAACAACTTGAGCAATCTTTACATCTATAAATATATCTCTGACAGGAGCCAAATTGTAACATCAATTTCACTGTGAAGGGCCAACAACTACAGACAATGGCCAACAAAGCACTCCCCGTATTTTTATCTGGATAACACATGGTTTCATGAGAACAGAACATGCCCCAGAGCAAGAACATTTGGccttttctttctccctctattgGAGGCCTAACGATACTACAGGATCTACCTACTCTTTATAGATGGTATTTTATTATAGTACTATACTATTTTCAGTACTGTATTCAAAACCATGGGAGGTGCTCTATTGAAATAGATACTAGGAAGAACCCAACAGACGTGTATTTGTGCCATCTGAGGTGATAgctgctctgagagagagaaggatctgTTAATACCAgattcatctctctctcgctctctctcgctcaataCCCTCTCTATTCTCTGTTCATATTATGTTTCGTTTGCAGAGCCGAGGGACGTCTCTCTAATCTTCACACAGcataattttttttgtttttgttttatttagttTTTTCCATTCAGTGGCTCTTTAGGCCCAGTGTGAGAgattaacacacagacacacacacaaacacacacacaaacaaacaaacacacaaacacacatctcaGAGCAGCTATCACCTCATATGGCACAAATACTGCACACATCCTCTATTCTGGGCAGATCAATGGCGAAAGTAAATGTGCCTCTCCTATTTCATCTAAGCGACACATTTCTGCTGGTTTGGGGTTCAAAAGAAGAATGCCCCGGTAGTCTGATTTgtaagagggcacaacaaaacctattccccctcaggagactgaaaatatttggcatgggtgctcagatcctcaaaaggttctacagctgcacaataaagagcatcctggctggttgcatcactgcctggtatggtaactgctcggcctccaaccgtaaggcactacagagggtagtgcgaacagcccagtacatcactggggccaagcttcctgccatccaggacctctacaccaggcggtgtcagaggaaggccctgaaaattatcaaagactccagccaccctagtcctagactgttctctctgctaccacatggcaagcggtaccggagcaccaagtctaggtccaagaggcttctaaacacctTATACCCCCAGCCATAAGACTTAAGACataacatctaatcaaatggctacacagactatttgcaatgccccccccccccccctttacaccactgctactctcagctgtcatctatgcatagtcactttaataactctacctacataacCACCTAAAATTTGTTcaccatctacagttgaagtcggaagtttacatacaccttagccaaatacatttaaactcagtttttcacaattccggacaacaccactttattttaaagaatgtgaaatgtcagaataatagtagagagaatgatttatttcagcttttatttcttcatcacattcccagtgggtcagaagtttacatacactcaattagtatttggtagcattgcctttaaattgtttaacttgggtcaaacgtttcaggtagccttccacaataagttgggtaaattttggcccattcctcctgacagagctggtgtaactgagtcaggtttgtcggcctccttgcttgcacatgctttttcagttctgccaacaaatgttctataggattgaggtcagggctttgttatggccactccaataccaagactttgttgtccttaagccattttgccacaactttggaagtatgcttggggtcattgtccatttggaagacccttttgcgaccaagctttaactttctgactgatgtcttaaaatGTTGCTTCCATATATCCACCAAatcttcctacctcatgatgccatctattttgtgaagtccctcctgcagcaaagcaccccacaacatgatgctgccacccccgtgcttcacggttgggatgatgttcttcggcttgcaagcatccccctttttcctccaaacataacgatccctcctgcagcaaagcaccccacaacatgatgctgccacccccgtgcttcacggttgggatgatgttcttcggcttgcaagcctccccctttttcctccaaacataacgatggtcattatggccaaacagttctatttttgtttcatcagaccagaggacatttctccaaaaagtatgatctttgtccccatgtgcagttgcaaaccgtagtctggcttttttattgcggttttggagcagtggcttcttccttgctgagcggcctttcaggttatgtcgatataggactcgttttactgtggatatagatacttttgtacctgtttcctccaacatcttcacaaggtccttttttcgcaccacagtacattcatctcgaggagacagaacgcgtctccttcctgagcgctatgatggctgtgtggtcccatggtgtttgtacttgagtactattgtttgtacagatgaacgtggtaccttcaggcaaattacttgtgtcatgcacaaagtagatgtcctaaccgacttgccaaaactatagtttgttaaccagaaatgtgtgaagtggttgaaaaacgagttttaatgactccaacctaagtgtatgtaaacttccgacttcaactgtacatactacctcaactaaccggtgcccctgcacattgactctgtatcagtacccccctgtatatagtctcgctattgttattttactgctgctctttaattacttgttacttttatcttttattcttatccatatttttttttaactgcattgttggttaggggctcgtaagtaagtatttcactgtaaggtctacacctgttgtattcagcgcatgtgactaataacatttgattttattttgatttgacaTAGCCAGACTAGGGCAAGGGGAGGATGTCATGTTGGGGATTGTAGTATTGGGACAGTGTGTGTAATCTTTGACATGCAGACCCGAAACATCCCATGCTGCAACGGTTGAAGATGAACCCTCTGCATTctggatatacagtgccttcagaaagaattcactcccgatggtgcagtggtctaaggcactgcaactccgtgccagaggcgtcactgcagtccctgattcgaatccaggctgcatcacatccggaagtgattgggagtcccatagggcggcacacaattgacccagcgtcgtccggatttggccgggttaggccgtcattgtaaataagaatttgttcttaactggcttgcctggttaaataaataaaataaaaaatcacacaccttgactttttccacattcttttgtgttacagcctaaatataaaatggattaaacggAGATGTTGTGTgtaactggcctacacacaataccccataatgtcatagtggaattatgtttttagaaatgtttacaaattaatacaaaattaacatctgaaatgtattgagtcattaagtattcaactcctttgttatggcaagcctaaataagttcagcagtaaaaatttgcataacaagtcacataagaagttgcatggactaatagtgtttagcatgatttttgaatgactacctcatctctattaCCCACTCATACAattgtctgtaaggtccctcagtagagcagtgaatttcaaatattGATTCaacagctgtaatagctgccaaaggtatgtactgactcaggggtgtgaatacttatttaaatgagatatttctgtatttaattttccaaacatttgcaaaaatgtccaaaaacatattttcactttgtcattatggggtattgtgtgtagatgggtgaggaataaaaataataatcaattttgaattcagcctgtaacacaacaaaatgtgaaataagtcaataggtatgaatactttctgaaggcactgtacgtcAACTTATGGGCCCCTGCCACAGGATGTGGGACGAACTGAATTTGTGTAAGTCACAGACATCTGTCAATAGACAGGGGGAAGTCAATTTGAGCTAACTGCCTGAGCTCACTTTAACTAATTTCGTAATATTTGGAAAATAATGTGATTTCTCATACCATACAGTTTCTGTTGACTCCAGTAGCCTACCTAATAATGAAACCCAGCTTGAATGGATCAATTTAACAGAGTGTTTATGAAAGCCTTGGCTTTAGAGAAAATTGTGGACTCAGTCCTTGCCCACCACCGCCCTATAGAATCCAACAGTGCTAAAGCGTACTGCATCTTCAAGGACACCTTCACCTCTCTATGCACCAGAGACAGTGAATTGATACACTATATATGCAAACGGACGAttttgggtttggcggatgccaggagaatgctacctgcccgaatgcatagtgccaacagtaaagtttgatggaggaggaataatggtctggggctgttgattcggactaggccccttagttccagtgaagggaaatcttaacgctacagaatacaatgacattctagacgattctttccaactttgtggcaacagtttgtggaaggctatttcctgtttcagcatgataatgcccctgtgcacaaagcgaggtccatacagaaatggtttgctgagatcggtgtggaagaacttgactggcctgcacagagccctgacctcaacctcatcaaacacatttgggatgaattgggacactgactgcgagccaggcctaattgcccaatgtaacagtataactttagtacgtcccctcgccccgacctcgggcgcgaaccagggaccctctgcacacatcaacaacggtcacccactaagcgtcgttacccatcgctccacaaaagccgcggcctttgcagagcaagggcaacactacatctaggtttcagagcaagtgacgtaactgattgaaacgctactagcgcgtacccgctaactagctagccatttcacatccgtcacactcacccccctttcaacctcctcctttttcccgcagcaaccagtgatccgggtcaacagcatcaatgtaacagtttaactgtAGTACCCgacccctcgccccgacacgggcgcgaaccagagaccttctgcacacatcaacaacggtcacccacgaagcgtcgttacccatcgc
Encoded here:
- the LOC139552321 gene encoding protein FAM78A-like yields the protein MRLLLQISGRCLWIVLLFNAMGCIQSIRCKPKCFRESIIVLEVNSSIDSNPTSIDESSNVVLRYRTPHFRASARVLVPPVAGKETWTVGWIQACNHMEFYNKYGTKGMSSWELPDLRDGKIQAISDSDGVNYPWYGNTTETCTIVGPTKKDTKFTVSMNDNFYPSVTWGVPVSDSNMPQLSSIRRDQSFTTWLVAINQAETLVLQTIRWRMQLHMEVDPDKPLGQRATLREPVAQEQPHILGKNEPIPPNAMVKPNANDAQVLMWRPKTGEAVVVIPPKY